DNA from Misgurnus anguillicaudatus chromosome 13, ASM2758022v2, whole genome shotgun sequence:
GTGAAACTCTCACTGTAATACAGGACAAAAAGGTgtttttttcacagaataaactAATTTTCCAACTAAACTTCACACTAATATTATTTTGATCATGCCACTTTCAATGAGTCTATAACTCGGAAAAAGTAGTGTGGATATCATAACAAATGGGTCTCCTGTTTTTCTATTACACTACTACATCTGTAAATAAATCATTTCTAATTCAGAAATATTACTACTACGGATAACAGCGGTTTATCACGTTACTGATCTGGCACTGCTATTATTTTCAACATAACTGTATATCTGATAGTTTCATAGATTTATTAATTGTAGGGTGGCTAAGATGACAGACAGGGTGGTTGAAGTCCCCCTAAAAAGGGTCTAGAACCGCCCTGATGTGAAATTtctatcagactcttaatggattctgccaacaaactggtatttctgaatggtctgaggctgggattaaacGAATTTGAAGCAAACGTTTTTTCATTTAGTGCTCTTGGAATCTAAACTCTTAAATGACAAAAATCACCATAGTAGGGACATTTTAAGGCCTTTCTTTAGTGTGCAGTGTCATGTGCCTTTTGAGATCAATCTTACGaatgaagctctttccacaccGATCACATTTGTAaggcttttctccagtgtggATTCTCATGTGCCTGTTGAGTTCGAGTTTACGaatgaagctctttccacactgatcacatctaaaaggtttttctccagtgtgaattctcatgtgttCATTAAGGGGGGCTTCATTCCTGAAGATCTTTCCACATTGATCACATCTGTAAGGCCATTTTCCTGTGTGATTGCTCATGTGCCTGTTGAGATCGCTCTTACGAACATAACTCTTTCCACAGTGATCACAtctgtaaggtttttctccagtgtgaatttttTTGTGTCCGTTAAGATTATACCTACGAacgaaactctttccacattgatcACATCTGTAAGGCTTTTGTCCCGTGTGGATTCTCTTGTGGTCATTAAGGTGAAATTTATTCATGAAACTTTTACCACAATGATCACAGCTGTAAGggttttctccagtgtgaattctcatgtgctTATTAAGTATATATTTCGTAGTGAAGGTCTTTCCGCACTGAGGGCACACAAGAGCATCCTTAGCTGTTGCCTTTTGCTTGTTGTTCCTTTTAGGTGACAAATTGCTCCCAGAAATCGAGCAGCTCAGAGATTCTTGCTTGGGTATCAAATGATGAGGTTTCTCCTCCATTTCATTGAGTTGTGAAATTTCCTCCTTTACCACTTTCTGATCTAAAACAAACAGAGAAAATCATTATAAAGAATTTTACACATTAAAAATGCACTGAGAACTTCTATAATTGTGTTTGTGTCTTTGTCCTTACtggttaaagggacattccacttcggccgctagcacttttagcatagcttagcacaatccattgaatctgattagaccattagcatcgtgctaaaaaaataggaaaaatatcaaaactctttggttatttaaaacttgactcttctgtagttacattgtgtgtCAGAAAGTATTTTATTTCCGGTAGTTTTATTCTGAAATTGCATCGACGTCATTTAATTTCCACATCTTCATTCACGACTCCATATTCTGTGGGATGGTGGCTCTCGTGTGCGTAATCTAAGAGAAAGTAAGTTTTATTTCGCACTAAGACGCAAATATTGCTATCGGACTTGTTTAGATATTGTTGTTTACTTTCACCTGTTTTTCTGTTAAGTATATTATGCGCGTGGTTTAATACTTTTGCGTGTATTTCTTTAGTTAATAGATATCAAGTGACTGCTATAAGCCATTGTTAGACTGGAGATTATTTCCTTTACATTATGTCAGCTTTACGTTGTACTCATGTGTGCTATATTTTAGTTCTTGTACCCTTTTGTATTACTGCTAAATCGTATTAAACATCTGTGTCACTGTTACGCCGCATTCAGACAGACAGCgatgttatcgctgtgtgtcgctcgtccctttcaatgaggcgtttataaatctgcttgtcatacacaaatgagtaccatccacgccaATAACTGaggagagaaggatgacgtgactCCACTAcctcgttctcattggtagtcgctccggAAAATCGCTccacatttgcataaagttaaacttttcttaactttctcgcgtcgctggacacgcccatacggtcgccaacggtcacttcgCTCATGTCGCccagtttccattgaaatgaatgagatcgcgtcgctctgctactgctggtcgctggctgtctgaatgggggtTAGACGCAATTAGTGTGTAGATCAGCACGTCTTGGTCACGGGCCCTTACATAATGAGCGCATGGGGTGCAGTTGCATCCGCTTCCACTAGAGGGAGGCAAAGACCACCAAAGCCCTTTAGTACTTTGCTTTATTACCCTTTGTATGCCTGTATATTAGTTGTTTATGACTCTTTCTAGGTTATTTGACTTAATAATTATATTTCAGTATTCTGATTCAATGTTTATTATTGTATTGGATATAACTGTATACCTTTGTACATTTCATTATACTTTGTACATTgtgattaataatatttttattctttGTTTCTTTTATAGAACACACATGCTGCATCCCCACACACCTACAACACAATCATATATGTACCTATTCGTACATAAATGCCTGTACTAAAACTTCAATAATAAAGTCAAAGGAAACTGTCAGACCAGTATTATCCCCTTGAGGGTGACTCACTCTATcacattgtgtactaaggccgacagaaaattaaaagctgcgatttttttaggcagatatggctaggaactatactctcaaactggcgtaatgatcagtgactttgctgatgtaacatggctggagcaggtgtagtgatattacgcactgcccgaaaatagtccccttaataactttcaatagcaggtgactattttcgggtgctgcgtaatatcattacgcctcctgcagcaatgttacatcagcaaagtccttgattattatgccagaatgagtgtgtagtagaggtcgaccgatatgctttttctctggccgatgccgattttttagaaatcagggcagccgatggccgatatgtttggccgattttctatatgtacataataatcaaaatgttctcatcattattagcagatattttaaatgcaaaaatgtcactatttaagtcaaagtatttaaaaatatatgactggtctttctgaagagttttacaacctcctctgcaccatgcatttatcagacacagatattacctgacactctgctgtcatcatctttgatcagttttttaccatggcttttattgctttgtaggataaaatccttatttggtagacctgataaaatatttattcatcataaagttaacatagtaaatgtctatggtttttagttgagactgttatttagggcaaatctttctaaacacatatacattctcatttctgatACGATATAAGTGActtattgtgctgacagtgacgtcttgtgattTTAGTGTTGGGACTGATCTGTTCATTCAAACGACTctgttcaaaggagtcagttcgcgaatcggacgcgctgtgttgtaatccaggctgagcaacgcaaaactgtaaacaaagtcttactgtaacaacacgaaaaacatttcctttgtggatatgatttggtcttccgaccttttgccatcgagtcagttttgttttgagtaataaaagcagggagacagaaagcgtgcgcgcgcggctcttctctctctgtcacgcaaacaaaactcatcatcactcattaatcacatgaaatgagcctaatctttgcacggacagtgcaccgcgagacataagcccgtcgcgctgttgtactgTCTGCTTAATTTGCGCGATCCGCCATCATTtagtaaagctgtttgtgaacaaggcatcGCTGCACACACCCGAGACGGGAgcgatctgcttgcagcaagaggcagcgtcacgagttctacaacagcgcttaggtgcccgcagatgcgcctgcctattaatcggcctaattttgcagcaaaatcggccaaagccgattttttaaaatatgccaaaaatcggccaattaatCGGCCGGTCGACCTCTAGTGTgtagtcctaaccatatctgcctagaaaatcacaactttgaattttctgtcggtcttagtacacgatgaaactacagaagagtcaagttttaaataggaaaaatatttgaaataaactttcgttattttttagcgcgatgatAATGGTCTagtcagatttaatggattgtgctaagctatgataaaagtgctagcgccagaccaggagatcagctgaatgtatTCAAAAACGgtaaggggagctggaaaattagcttATTTcgaaaaaaagtggaatgtctctTTAAACATTAGAGGCAGATCCTTAAATGAATCAAATCACCTTGATCTGTTTGTTCTCTTGCATTTGTGATTTCTTCTTTTGGCTTCATTAGGTCTGAAAAGAGAAAATCATTATAAACAATAtgacagtaaaaaacataacacCAATCATTTTTGAAACTACAATTACAGTTTTCCTGTCTTTTATGTCAAAGCTGGCTAGTGATGTACCGATCAgggtttttttgccctcgagtaCGATTCATTTTCATTTGATCTACCGATACTGAGTCCTGATCCAATACTTCTattatacataaaaaaagaataaagaagagcgaaaaaacagatccaggatgttccttatgtcatgccgcacgcgttgctgtttctgtgtggagtcaaaagggTCTAACTCTGTCCCAGCGCATAACtatagatgtgttaaaaaataatgagaatattatgtatatatgtacAGAACAGAGTTTGTGGTCTTTCACTCCGCTCAAAAAACGTGCGTACACACGGTCGAGAGCATTCGTATAGCGCACACTTATTCACggcaagtttattttttacaaatccCGATATGTCCGTGGAAATTGCATTTGCATATTTCTATGCCCATTTTGTGCGTACCAAATTAGgatatcctacaaagcaatgaAAGCCAAGTGAATAAACAACCATACTTGTTTGCCAAGATGATGCCAAGAAATGATGACAACAAGAGTGACACAACTGTAAattgttaaataataaataatatctgtgtctgataaatgcatagCCTTTATATATAGCGTGGAGGAGGTTATAAAATTTTTAGCCATACTTTGTGTTTAagtgacatttttaaatattaagtacATTTTATAAACATTATGTTTACATGGGTGAGGTACTTTTAATGTGTGAGTGTATAAAAATGTCCATCAACCACCAAAGACCAATTCTGTCTCCGGAAAAAAACTGTGCATACCTGAATAAATCAAATCACCTTCATCTGCTTCTGTGTCTTCTTGTTTCACTTCTATCCCACAGTCCAGCAGATTCACTGATGTCTTCTGGTCTTCATTACAGACAGAAACCAAAAGCTCTGTAGATGTTTGATCAGTAAAGCCACAGAGAGAGACGCCAGATACATCCTGGAAATAACATTAAATCAAACAGTTGTGATGATGTACTTTCACTATAGAAtcaacactgaacacacaaACCTTAATCATTATGACAAAGagtgtttaagtgttttaatttatacaaaCCTTTGTGTTGAGTTCATCTCTCTGTCTGAGCTTTGactccagtaacgccacctctttcttcagctgagagatttctgtcatcaaatcatcaatatccagcatggacagatcagttcctactgatttacagcacatcacatccatcTGATCTCTCATGATGAACAtctgaacacaaacacatcaccaTTATAATATTCACACAAAAACATCACCTCAATAAACGACTGCAGCTTTGTTAAACCAAGAAACAAAATCTTCCTGACTACAGAAATAACTCTGGAAACAAAGTGTATGGTAAAAAACTGCTTACAGTAAGCAAGAATAAAACTTCGTTCACCACAAAGATAACACACACATTATTTACACACAAATGAAaagcaaaaacaacacaacacttACAACTGCTCGAACTGTGTGTGCATATCTATGGAACTGTGAGcgtctcttcttcttcttcatctgTTGTTTTATGTAACACGCGCTGAGTTTGCGCCATCTGCTGGACGGGAAAGTGACGCAACAACTGGTTAACAACAGTTATttagtaagggataatgtagggGCAGCCGGTAGGGTGACCACCCGTCCCGCGTAGCGCGTGAACGCACAGCGTTTGAAGCCCAATTCATGCGTCACGCAAATTGAGACCGTGTCACGCATAATCAATGCTTGCTTAAAAAAGCCTCACGCAGCCAAACGGACATTACTAGACAGTTCAGGCTCGCTCGCTACTCGCACGCTACTGTTGCCCCTCAGCTGAACTGCTGACTAGGTTGTTGTCAACTTTTCGTTGTTGTCATGACAGCGCAGTCCGCACGCAGCCACGCACGTGCATCCCTTTTAGATGCGCGCTTTCCAATtcgaaaaatggagaaagagacTGAGTCTGACTCTGCACCGCCATCAGCAATTAAAAAGAGAAGGTGTGGGTACAAGAAAGactgggaaaataaatatttgtggctGAAAGTCGTAAAGGTGTCTCCAAAGCactgaacagtttttttcctGCGCCTGCCTTTACTAACATGCAAGTTCACCATCCTTCCTCCCCCTTCTCGTTCCGTGAACACCTGGAGTTGTGAGTTAagacttttttttaactgtatCTGTGTTGTTGACCAACTTTAATTCCTGTTAAttctataattttatattataatttatttaaagtgaataaattataatgaaaaataaattaaatagctaAAGTAAATCGTAAATGAAAGTGCATCTGTCAATCATTGAATGTTCAAAATATTAtgaatctttattttaaaaaaatacacattggtTGGCCTATTCATGAGCATACATCATGTTTAGGGGAATAGGgcattattaatatgccatgtacactgcaaaaaatgattttcaagaaaaaaagtcttggtatttttgtctggttttcagtaaaaatatctaaaaattcttaaattaagatgctttatctTAAGGAGCAAAACGGCCCAagaaaagtctagtttttagaccaaaaatatgaaatttaagtgattttgtgcataaaacaaggaaaaaaatcttaaattaagtgttttagaaaaatgttcaagattttttagcttaccccattggcagatttttttgttttgtgcacaaaatcacccaaATTCAATATCTTTGTCCAAAAACTAGATTATTTTCTTGGGCTGccttgctcatcaagaaaaagcacctCCATCCAAGAACTGTTTGACatctttactgaaaacaagacaaaaatacaagatttttttctagaaaataaattttttgcagtgtaaggtgGTATGTGCTAGAAATGGGTAAACCACTATCAATAAGTCGGCCCGTGGGTCGGGTGCACCGCCGGGCCAGGGAGTGTCCCACATTGTCCCTCAGAAACACACCCCTTGTCCCCCCTTGGGCTTATTAGCAGGTGGTCACCCtagcagccggtagttatcgggaaataagccccgacagtgtgatcaggacccgacgcgaagcggagtgtcttgtatcacactgaaggggcttattttcccgataactaccggctgcctctacattatcctgcttattacacagctacttgccacataataataaaaaactggtcacgaatatgaatttgaaacattttattggcatatttgttttaaattaacatttttatccttccgcgaaactttgcacagatgcgatcgtaataccttattaagatcctctgcttcatacttgtctgtctccatttttttctcttttagccagtctttgagaagttttaatgcccattctgtattttttttttgtgttggcttcgtagctgtcatgctctattttgtcaagttcagtctcagtaagctctttccattcttaattgtggttgtccagtgtttgtcacaagatggcgccaaacagtaatctttgttggtgcggagggatttaaaacatgCAAGTAGCGCCGgatatgcgttattactttggagcggttattatttgaaaagaacgaacctgcaaatgtctcagctgaccaatcagaatcaagcattccagagagccgtgtaataatcaTAGTTACACACTGGAAAGATGTGGAAATTATATTAGTAGAAAATTGGTTCGTGTGGTAGAAattgatgtgttttttttattttgagagAGATAATTTGGAAAGTAATGAACAATATATTATACAGCTATTTATTGTATTAGGAAAATATCAtatacacaaaacaaaatggGCCCTTTGTAAACCAAACCTgtcacattttataaatgatttcAAATTATACAGTACCCCTTTGAAAAAAGTTAAGAACAAAAAAGCTCAGAaaacatataatattttaaaaatactcacatttttgtaattttttttcttttctgatAACTTGTGAACAATATGCagttgtgtttaaaataatagcagtgtactaataaaagtgaataaagtgcaaaaatgttaaaaacagagtttatttccatatttcaaatgtattgaaaacattacacatttaatttcaaagcattaacacagtttacaagtctgtcttgttcttttaaagggaagcaaataaaatgaatattaaTCTGTTAAAAAATAGCAGTGTTAACATTTTTCTCTGTAGTGAAATTTCTGAAGATTTAACTTCACTTTAAactatttaattattaatatttagttgCATAAACATTGTTGTTGATATCTGCTGCACATCTGTGTCAAATCAACTCAACAAACTTCTGGCACCCAGAAACAGTTATTTTAGCCCAAGATCCACAGTTCCTGTTCATTTTTAGGTTTCGTGTCAAAAAGTGCGTTTTTGTTGTCACCCCACAAGTTTTGAGCTGGACACTCCATAATAACCTCAATCCTTTTTGCCTGGAACATGGAatggaaaaaattaaatatgtatcCATCTGTTTGGCCCAGTGGTGGAAACCAAACATCATGGCAGAGGTTCGGGCTTAGCACCATCTAGCCGAATATAGTTAAATCATATTACAATATACAACTTAATTTTAGCAGAAATAATGACCAGCGGTTATGACTTATCACTCCGATAGCCCACATACAGACTACAGTATGAAATAAGGGTTACACTTACATAACAACTTAGTtaaggttaaataattaatcTACCATGCAATAACCAGAAGTTCATGACTTAAGCAATTTTAACAAATATACAGTTTGCTTTGAGAAAATGAGGAGAGGGGATGAGAAAGTGCGGTAGGATGTGACTCTTCTGTCCCCACATGGGGTAGCTGTCTTGGGGGTAGATGTAAATTTGATTAGATCTTTTAGATCCTCTGTGTAATAACAAAGGGTGGTGTCTTTGAGGTAGATATGAGCTTGATGAGATCTTTTTAGTTTCTCACCAGAATGTAGTGTCTTTGATAAACGGTTCCCTGTGGATTCAGCCATTTTGTGCCAGTTTTACAAATACCTTTTGTCAGGGTTTGCCATCACCTTACAAAACTGATCTTTTTTTCCTTGTATATGATACAATACCATGATTTTTTGCACCACCATGTTTAACTGTCTTTATAGTGTATTGTTGCTTGAATcatgaatgtataataaatgccaagagcattcggttaatattattatctaatttttgaccaaGGTGGCATTTAGTGGTCTCTGCATCTGAACTCTTAAATTACAAAAATCAGCATAGAGGCATTTTAAGGTCTTTCTTTCGTGTGAATTCTCTTGTGGCTGTTGAGATCAATCTTACGACTGAAGCTTTTTCCACATTGGTCACATCtaaaaggtttttctccagtgtggaCACTCATGTGCCTGTTGAGTTCCAGTTTACGAATGAAGCTCTTTTTACACTGGTCACAgctgtaaggtttttctccagtgtgaattcttgtgTGCTCATTAAGGGGGGCTTTATTCCTGAAGTTCTTTCCACATTGATCACAGCTGTAAGGCCATTTTCCAGTGTGAATACTCATGTGCCCGTTGAGATCGCTCTTACGAACataactctttccacactgatcacatctGTAAGGTTTGCCTTCCGTGTGAATTTTTATGTGCATATTAAGGTCAGACTTACGAaagaaactcttttcacactgatcacagctgtaaggtttttctccagtgtggatTCTTTTGTGCTCATTAAGGTTACATTTCTTTAAGAAACTttttccacactgatcacatcggtgaggtttttctccagtgtgaattctcatgtgatTTTTaagtatatgtttatatttgaaggTCTTTCCACACTGAGGGCAAATATGAGCATCCTTGGCTGTTgccttttgcttgttttttcttttaggGGACAAATTCCTCACAGTTATCGAGCAGCTCAGAGATTCTTCCTTGGGTATCAAATGATGAGGTTTCTCCTCCATTTCATTGAATTGTGAAATTTCCTCCTTTACCACTTTCTGATCTAAAATAAACAGAGAAAATCATTATGAAGAATTTGACAGCACTGAGAACTTCTGCAACTATAATTGTGTTTGTGTCTTTGTCATTCCTGGTTAAACATTAGAGGCAGATACTTAAATGAATCAAAATCACCTTGATCTGCCTGTTCTCTTGCATTTGTAATTTCTTCTTTTGGCTTCATCAGGTCTGAAATGAAAAGAGAAAATCATTATGACAGTAAAAACATAACACACAGATcatttttgaaactgcaattgtAGTTTTCCTGTCTTTTATGTCAATACTGGcgaacatttattatttatgacaTTGTgtagtaaagttttttttagtttagacTGGAGTGAGGTGAAACCAGAACAAAGCAAAAGTTAGCTGCTAACCTTCATCTCCTTCTGTGACTTCTTGTTTCACTTTTATCCCACAGTCCAGCAGATTCACTGATGTCTTCTGGTCTTCATTACAGACAGAAACCAAAAGATATGTAGATGTTTGATCAGTAAAGCCACAGAGAGAGACACCAGATACATCCTGAAAATAACAGACTGTGATGATGTACTTTCACTATAGGAtcaacactgaacacacaaACCTCAATCGTGATGACAAAGagtgtttaagtgttttaatttCATACAAACCTTTGTGTTGAGTTCATCTCTCTGTCTGAGCTTTGactccagtaacgccacctctttcttcagctgagagatttctgtcatcaaatcatcaatatccagcatggacagatcagttcctactgatttacagcacatcacatccGTCTCATCTCTCATGATGAACAtctgaacacaaacacatcaccattataatattcacacaaaaacattatttcaataAACGACTGCAGCTTTGTTATATCAAGAAACAAAACAATCCtgactaaaaaagtaactctgGAAACAAAGTATATggtaaaaaaactatttacagtAAGCACGAATAAAACTTCGTTCACCACAAGATAACACACATATTATTCAcacataaataaaaagcaaaaacaacacaacacttactacaggggcctataccatgaagctggtttagttggttagccagctttgtttaggattagtttgtgcaaatcctgggttttgggtaccatgaaaatagcttttaccaacaaggcctgcacattggcttggttttgtcaacctgaaactaatcctgtaaccctgagtttgtttaaccattttcatggtacgggcccctgCTCGAGTCTCGAACTGTAAACTTCTCTTCTTcttctgttgttttttttaacacgcGGTGAGTTTGCGCCATCTGTTGGACGGGAGGATGACGCAACAGTTACatcatacagttgtgttcaaaataatagcagtgtactaataaaagtgaataaagtgcagaaaaatgtaaaaacagagtttatttccatatttcaaatgtattgaaaatattaaacattcaattacaaatcaaagcattaacacagtttacacatctgtcttgttcttttaaagggaagtaaataaaattaatattaatctgtaaaaaaacagcagtgtcAACATTTTTCTTGACACTTATAAACTGAAGAAGTTTCTtaagatttaactttaaaccaTTGAATGATTAATATTTAGTTGCATAACCATTGTTGTTGATATCTGCTGCACATCTGTGTCAAATCAACTCAACCAACTTCTGGCACCCAGAAACAGCTATTCTAGCCCAAGATCCACAGTTCCTGTAAATTTTTAGGTTTTACGTcaaaaactgcatttttattGTCACCCCACAAGTTTTCAATGGGGTAGAGATCAGGGGATTGAGCTGGACACTCCATAATAACCTCAATCCTTTTTGTCTGGAACCAAGATTTTGCcctcttgcttgtgtatttggggtttttgtcttgttgaaacaccCATTTTAGGGGCATTTCCTCTTCAGCCAAGGGCAACATAATCTTATCAAGTATTCTGATGTATTTATACTGTAaggggaaaaataaaatatatattcatcCGTTTGGACCAATGGTGAAAACCAAACATCATGGCAGAAGGATCATCACGCGCTTGGACTTTCCGGCGCTTACCAGCAACGTTTTAACATTACGCAACTTAGGTAGCTTCATCTGACTCTAAAAGATAAAGAAAAACCACATTGTTCGTAATTATGAATCAAATTGATGTAATTGTAGAATTTGGATAGACATTTGATCATTCTGTTTGACTCATGTTTATATTCAATTTATTAATTCGTGTGGGTTCCGAACACAAACTCAACCGTTCTAAAGGTTTTGGCTAAAGCAGTTTGTAAggggaaaaataaaaatatacatccatccgtttggcccaacgaCGGTAACCAGACATCATGGCAGAAGGATCGTCGCGCGTTCGGTCTTTTCCGGCGCTTACCAATGCCGTTTTAATGTTACGCAACTTCATATCTGACTCCAAAAAGATATAAACAGTGTTGTACGTAATTCTGAATCAAATTGATGTAATTTTGGAATTTGGATAAACATTTGATCATTCTATTTACTCATGTTTACATTAAACTCTTCATTCGATTACTAATGTCATT
Protein-coding regions in this window:
- the LOC129430389 gene encoding uncharacterized protein, with product MKPKEEITNAREQADQDQKVVKEEISQFNEMEEKPHHLIPKEESLSCSITVRNLSPKRKNKQKATAKDAHICPQCGKTFKYKHILKNHMRIHTGEKPHRCDQCGKSFLKKCNLNEHKRIHTGEKPYSCDQCEKSFFRKSDLNMHIKIHTEGKPYRCDQCGKSYVRKSDLNGHMSIHTGKWPYSCDQCGKNFRNKAPLNEHTRIHTGEKPYSCDQCKKSFIRKLELNRHMSVHTGEKPFRCDQCGKSFSRKIDLNSHKRIHTKERMFIMRDQMDVMCCKSKEVALLESKLRQRDELNTKDVSGVSLCGFTDQTSTELLVSVCNEDQKTSVNLLDCGIEVKQEDTEADEGDLIYSDLMKPKEEITNAREQTDQVSLFVLDQKVVKEEISQLNEMEEKPHHLIPKQESLSCSISGSNLSPKRNNKQKATAKDALVCPQCGKTFTTKYILNKHMRIHTGENPYSCDHCGKSFMNKFHLNDHKRIHTGQKPYRCDQCGKSFVRRYNLNGHKKIHTGEKPYRCDHCGKSYVRKSDLNRHMSNHTGKWPYRCDQCGKIFRNEAPLNEHMRIHTGEKPFRCDQCGKSFIRKLELNRHMRIHTGEKPYKCDRCGKSFIRKIDLKRHMTLHTKERP